Proteins from a genomic interval of Chroococcidiopsis thermalis PCC 7203:
- a CDS encoding class I SAM-dependent methyltransferase gives MNEQSYSYEALQDQKQFYNSRFQAGYMQDFSGLFESCRFYAMQDILKQIKSSGFNPASILDYGCGEGRYLNLLKDFFPTSALHGCDISDEALTIAKNLYSSAQYTPMSDETVNLPDNSFDLIISIEVLEHVGDVAQSIREIGRLLKPQGMTILSTPCANKFSFEWWQNRLTGGLQPSFDGYGRFKTDEPGHLRRLCDRHLKSLCSDVGIDIYKIYHRAHLFETLAPKGRLFKRIPQACVGFGMLDWYLFKNFPNGSTMIALGKKR, from the coding sequence ATGAACGAACAATCCTATTCCTACGAGGCACTCCAAGATCAAAAACAGTTTTACAATTCTCGGTTTCAAGCAGGTTATATGCAGGACTTTTCAGGATTATTTGAGTCCTGTAGATTTTATGCAATGCAAGATATATTGAAGCAAATAAAATCGAGCGGTTTCAATCCAGCATCGATTTTAGATTATGGTTGTGGCGAAGGACGATATCTCAATTTGTTAAAAGATTTCTTTCCTACATCTGCTCTCCACGGCTGTGATATATCAGACGAAGCATTAACAATTGCTAAAAATCTATATTCATCAGCTCAATATACTCCCATGAGTGATGAAACAGTTAATTTACCTGACAATTCTTTCGATCTCATCATCTCCATAGAAGTTCTAGAACATGTAGGTGATGTTGCTCAGTCTATAAGAGAGATCGGTCGATTGCTCAAACCGCAAGGAATGACAATATTATCCACGCCTTGCGCTAATAAATTTTCTTTTGAATGGTGGCAAAATCGCTTGACGGGAGGCTTGCAGCCATCATTTGATGGTTATGGCAGATTTAAAACCGATGAACCAGGACATCTACGCCGACTTTGCGATCGCCACCTGAAATCTCTATGCTCTGATGTCGGGATAGATATTTATAAAATCTACCATCGCGCCCATTTATTTGAAACCCTTGCCCCTAAAGGTAGGCTGTTTAAGCGCATACCTCAAGCTTGCGTTGGTTTTGGCATGTTAGATTGGTATTTATTCAAAAACTTCCCCAACGGTTCAACTATGATTGCTTTAGGAAAGAAAAGATAG
- a CDS encoding antibiotic biosynthesis monooxygenase family protein: protein MDFQDFLKRQYTQVTVGEFKPGKFEEARRIYEQAVSTYRHGFKGAYLLQEPGTDRGVSVIFWESVDEMEANEHEENYRSILKKMSPLFDRAPTTTLYEVVCQIQPQAAEES, encoded by the coding sequence ATGGATTTTCAAGATTTTCTCAAACGGCAATATACTCAAGTTACAGTTGGAGAATTCAAACCGGGCAAGTTTGAAGAAGCAAGAAGAATTTACGAACAGGCAGTTTCAACTTATAGACATGGGTTTAAAGGTGCATATCTCCTGCAAGAACCAGGTACAGATCGAGGCGTTTCTGTGATTTTCTGGGAAAGTGTAGATGAGATGGAAGCTAATGAGCATGAGGAAAACTACAGGAGCATACTAAAAAAGATGTCCCCTTTATTCGATCGCGCTCCTACAACTACTCTTTATGAAGTGGTTTGTCAAATTCAACCCCAGGCAGCGGAAGAGAGCTGA
- a CDS encoding serine/threonine-protein kinase, with amino-acid sequence MLGKLLEGRYQVMQVLSAGGFCQTYLAQDTHISNRPTCVVKHLKPANSSPNALQTLRWLFTGEAQALEKLGCHNQIPRLLDHFEENQEFYLIQEFVQGHTLSAELQPGKPWSESQVFYMLQEVLQILEFIHSHGLIHRDIKPNNLLRRKHDRRLVLIDFGSVKQAWTQVVTLQGQKINTFSIGLPATITIGTPGYMPTEQERGKPRPNSDIYALGMVAIQGLTGIHPTQLDTDPDTCEILWRHYRKISPELAQIIDNMVRYGFKDRYQSATEVLAALEPLANRYQPVLHYGFHELHGTQVQIPTVAQDSHSLLGEEETVSYSWGDRPQLQIPNTISKATAAISAKRSTSLIDLGIGAIALATLLVGIYFASHSPTPAFKPEKYPVSIPLKSK; translated from the coding sequence ATGTTAGGCAAGTTACTAGAGGGACGTTATCAAGTCATGCAAGTTCTGAGTGCAGGGGGTTTTTGTCAGACCTACCTCGCTCAAGACACCCATATTTCCAATCGCCCTACATGCGTAGTCAAGCATCTCAAACCTGCCAATAGTTCTCCTAATGCCCTACAAACGTTGAGATGGTTGTTTACAGGTGAAGCCCAAGCTTTAGAAAAATTAGGATGTCACAATCAAATTCCTCGGCTGCTAGACCACTTTGAGGAAAACCAAGAATTTTATCTCATTCAAGAATTCGTACAAGGGCATACCTTAAGTGCAGAACTACAACCAGGTAAGCCTTGGAGTGAAAGCCAAGTGTTTTACATGTTGCAAGAAGTACTGCAAATCTTAGAGTTTATTCACTCGCACGGCTTAATTCATCGCGATATCAAGCCAAATAACTTGCTCAGGCGCAAGCACGATCGCCGTCTGGTGCTAATTGATTTTGGTTCGGTCAAACAAGCATGGACGCAGGTTGTGACGCTGCAAGGGCAGAAGATCAATACGTTTTCCATTGGCTTACCAGCAACAATTACAATCGGCACTCCTGGCTACATGCCTACAGAACAAGAACGAGGCAAGCCTCGTCCTAACAGCGATATCTATGCTTTGGGAATGGTGGCAATTCAAGGTTTGACAGGCATCCATCCGACTCAGCTAGATACCGATCCAGATACCTGTGAAATTCTATGGCGACACTATCGTAAAATCAGCCCCGAACTAGCGCAAATTATAGATAACATGGTGCGCTACGGCTTTAAAGATCGCTACCAATCTGCAACAGAAGTCTTAGCAGCCCTAGAACCTCTAGCAAATCGGTATCAACCCGTGCTGCATTATGGTTTTCACGAATTACATGGTACTCAGGTTCAGATACCCACAGTAGCGCAAGATTCGCACTCTTTACTGGGTGAAGAAGAGACTGTTTCTTATAGCTGGGGCGATCGCCCGCAATTACAAATACCAAATACAATTAGCAAAGCTACAGCTGCAATTTCAGCCAAAAGATCGACTTCCTTAATCGATTTAGGAATTGGCGCGATCGCTTTAGCGACTTTACTCGTAGGTATCTATTTCGCCTCCCACTCCCCCACACCAGCCTTCAAACCAGAAAAGTATCCTGTATCAATTCCCTTGAAAAGTAAATAG
- a CDS encoding cupin domain-containing protein codes for MSTTLLPLRSSSTQLRANIEYPQAGVLSKVLVKDSCCQYTLFCLAAGTEISEHTSTRNATVNVLDGKGILTLEGQDIVLEPGVFIFMPANAPHALKAQENLAFLLTLSEKNG; via the coding sequence ATGAGTACCACCCTATTACCCTTACGATCTTCATCCACGCAGTTACGGGCAAATATTGAATATCCCCAAGCTGGGGTATTGAGTAAAGTGCTGGTTAAAGATAGTTGCTGTCAATACACTCTGTTTTGTCTCGCGGCTGGAACTGAAATTTCCGAACATACATCTACTCGCAACGCTACCGTCAACGTGTTGGATGGCAAGGGAATTCTCACCCTAGAAGGACAAGACATTGTTCTAGAACCAGGAGTATTCATCTTCATGCCTGCAAATGCTCCTCACGCTTTAAAAGCCCAGGAAAACTTAGCTTTTTTACTAACCTTGTCAGAGAAAAACGGGTAG
- a CDS encoding SAM-dependent methyltransferase, translated as MTHATLNYETAPGHEVLAAAGKKYLRPGGRLATEQLFQWANFQPGETVLELAASFGLSAIAIAQRYGVRVVGIEKNPDSVVRARANVAAAGLSDRVEIIEGDIFHLDRLTEKFDYVLAEAILTMQSPPGKAKILAGIRDRLKPGGKFLSHELLAQNREEEIHRALAQAIRVNSTPLSESNWIAACEAAGLTVQQHQTGEMGLLKPQQMLADEGIFNTIHIWWNILTRSQIRQRVLTMRQVFQKYRQDLGYIILSAVRS; from the coding sequence ATGACCCACGCTACCCTTAACTACGAAACTGCCCCAGGACATGAAGTTTTAGCAGCAGCAGGCAAAAAATATCTCCGTCCAGGCGGACGTTTAGCGACAGAGCAACTATTTCAATGGGCGAATTTTCAACCAGGGGAAACGGTTTTAGAATTAGCAGCGAGTTTCGGTTTAAGCGCGATCGCAATTGCTCAGCGCTATGGCGTGCGGGTTGTGGGAATTGAGAAAAATCCCGATTCTGTGGTTCGCGCTCGTGCTAATGTTGCCGCAGCAGGTTTGAGCGATCGAGTTGAAATTATTGAAGGCGATATCTTTCATCTCGATCGCTTGACAGAAAAGTTTGATTATGTATTGGCAGAAGCGATCCTGACCATGCAATCTCCGCCAGGAAAAGCGAAAATCTTAGCAGGAATTCGCGATCGCCTCAAGCCTGGTGGTAAGTTTTTATCTCACGAACTTTTAGCACAAAATCGAGAAGAAGAGATTCACCGCGCTTTAGCACAAGCGATCCGAGTCAATTCTACGCCTTTATCAGAGTCTAATTGGATTGCAGCTTGTGAAGCGGCTGGATTAACAGTACAGCAACATCAAACCGGAGAAATGGGATTGCTCAAACCGCAGCAAATGCTTGCAGACGAAGGTATTTTTAACACAATTCACATTTGGTGGAATATACTGACGCGATCGCAAATTCGGCAACGAGTTTTAACAATGCGCCAAGTTTTCCAAAAGTATCGGCAGGACTTAGGTTACATTATTTTGTCTGCTGTTCGCTCTTAA
- a CDS encoding nitrate reductase associated protein, which yields MTRFFQFEADFVDSLRCIPMQVRYKLDTCGIKLKLPEWNQFSQEDRQALIDRPCNTPAEIQAYRQWLQDLVFQYTGKSASELPVEENPDWMNAATVPASIGEKAGEFGVTLSSEQWANLPPVERFALIKLSRSSHENRNFLPALKEFHLID from the coding sequence ATGACACGATTTTTTCAATTTGAAGCTGACTTTGTAGACTCCCTGCGCTGTATTCCCATGCAGGTACGTTACAAGTTAGATACTTGTGGAATTAAACTGAAATTACCTGAATGGAACCAATTCAGTCAGGAAGATCGACAAGCACTAATCGATCGCCCCTGTAATACGCCAGCAGAAATTCAAGCATATCGTCAGTGGTTGCAAGACTTAGTTTTTCAATATACTGGTAAATCGGCTAGCGAACTGCCAGTAGAAGAGAATCCCGATTGGATGAATGCAGCAACTGTTCCTGCTAGCATTGGGGAGAAAGCTGGCGAGTTTGGCGTGACGCTTAGTTCAGAGCAATGGGCAAATTTACCACCCGTAGAAAGATTTGCATTAATTAAACTCAGCCGTTCGAGCCACGAAAACCGAAATTTTCTACCCGCACTCAAAGAATTTCACCTGATCGATTAG
- a CDS encoding CobW family GTP-binding protein, translated as MQSAVGSDQSPAMDAPKQGLPVTIITGFLGSGKTTLLNHILTNQQGLKTAVLVNEFGEIGIDNELIVTTGDDMVELSNGCICCTINNDLVEAVYKVLERPEKVDYLVVETTGVADPLPVALTFLGTELRDMTRLDSIITVVDAANYSLDLFNSQAAYSQIAYGDVIILNKADLVEEADLDLLEVKIRDIKDGARILRTTRSQVPLPLILSVGLFESDKYFDTPAGHDHHDHHDHHDHHDHSDCDHDHHDHHDHHDHHHHHSDHLENDGFTSISFQSDKPLAIRKFQYFLDNQLPENIFRAKGIMWFEESPKRHIFHLCGKRFTLEDEEWNGKPKKNQLVLIGQNLDREALLQQLQNCICLPSTSRGKGFSKG; from the coding sequence ATGCAATCAGCAGTAGGTTCTGACCAATCTCCCGCAATGGATGCACCGAAACAGGGGCTACCAGTCACTATCATTACAGGCTTTCTCGGTAGCGGTAAAACAACTCTGCTCAATCACATCCTGACTAACCAGCAAGGTCTCAAAACAGCCGTTTTAGTGAATGAATTCGGCGAAATTGGGATTGATAACGAGTTGATCGTCACCACAGGTGATGACATGGTGGAGTTGAGTAACGGCTGTATCTGCTGCACGATTAATAATGATTTGGTAGAAGCCGTTTACAAAGTGTTGGAACGTCCAGAAAAAGTTGATTATCTCGTCGTAGAAACAACAGGAGTTGCCGATCCTCTCCCTGTGGCGCTGACTTTTCTAGGCACGGAGTTACGCGACATGACACGCCTAGATTCAATCATCACGGTCGTAGATGCGGCAAATTACAGTTTGGATCTGTTTAACTCTCAAGCAGCTTACAGTCAAATTGCCTATGGGGATGTCATCATTCTTAACAAGGCGGATTTAGTCGAGGAAGCAGATCTCGATCTTTTAGAAGTCAAGATTCGGGATATTAAAGATGGGGCAAGAATTTTGCGGACAACGCGATCGCAAGTTCCTCTCCCATTGATTCTTAGCGTCGGTCTGTTCGAGTCGGATAAGTATTTCGATACTCCCGCTGGTCACGACCATCACGACCATCACGACCATCACGACCATCACGACCATTCAGACTGCGACCACGACCATCACGACCATCACGACCATCACGACCATCACCATCATCACTCCGATCACTTAGAGAACGATGGTTTTACCTCAATATCTTTCCAAAGCGATAAGCCACTGGCAATTAGAAAGTTTCAGTATTTTCTAGACAACCAACTTCCTGAAAATATCTTCCGCGCCAAGGGGATTATGTGGTTTGAGGAAAGTCCAAAACGCCATATTTTTCACCTCTGTGGTAAGCGCTTTACTCTAGAAGACGAGGAATGGAACGGCAAACCCAAAAAGAATCAACTGGTACTGATCGGACAAAATCTAGATCGAGAGGCTTTGCTTCAACAACTACAAAACTGCATTTGTCTGCCTTCTACCAGTCGTGGTAAAGGGTTTAGCAAAGGATGA
- a CDS encoding GNAT family N-acetyltransferase, protein MDFDYLIEPLGSEHNRAVFCCGVEKLDRYLQKQAGQDARNYVAIPYVLFDKTSNVVIGYYTLSGTSIIAGELPAQIVKKLPRSPSLPATLLGRLAVDENYRGKGLGEELLMDALYRSQSHANSVASMAVVVDAKDEKARSFYEYYDFIPFPDRPNRLFLPMTTIVKMFNYST, encoded by the coding sequence ATGGATTTTGATTATTTAATAGAGCCGCTGGGTTCAGAGCATAACCGAGCGGTTTTTTGTTGCGGCGTTGAAAAACTAGATCGTTATCTTCAGAAGCAGGCAGGACAAGATGCTCGTAATTATGTTGCTATTCCTTACGTCTTGTTTGACAAAACCTCTAATGTCGTTATTGGGTATTACACGTTGAGCGGAACGAGTATTATTGCAGGAGAACTACCAGCCCAGATAGTTAAAAAGCTGCCGAGATCTCCAAGTTTACCAGCAACTTTGCTCGGACGATTAGCAGTTGATGAAAATTACCGAGGCAAGGGATTAGGCGAAGAGTTATTGATGGATGCCTTGTACCGCAGTCAGTCACATGCAAATAGTGTCGCTTCAATGGCTGTAGTGGTTGATGCCAAAGATGAAAAGGCTCGTTCTTTTTACGAATATTATGACTTTATTCCGTTTCCAGATCGTCCAAATCGACTATTTTTGCCTATGACTACGATAGTCAAGATGTTTAACTATTCAACTTAA
- a CDS encoding DUF1778 domain-containing protein, with protein sequence MHNTANKSRKPTRERAKGERLEARVTKEQKELFQRAADLQGRSLTDFVISSVAEAAKQAIQEQELMILSARDRAVFVEALLNPPEPSNKLRAAARRYQQKMEL encoded by the coding sequence ATGCATAACACGGCAAATAAAAGCCGTAAGCCTACAAGAGAACGTGCTAAGGGTGAACGGTTAGAGGCTCGCGTTACTAAAGAGCAAAAAGAGTTGTTTCAGCGAGCTGCCGATCTCCAAGGACGTTCGCTGACAGATTTTGTGATTAGCAGTGTAGCTGAGGCAGCAAAACAGGCGATTCAGGAACAGGAGCTGATGATTTTAAGCGCGCGCGATCGAGCAGTTTTTGTTGAAGCACTGCTTAATCCCCCAGAGCCAAGCAATAAACTACGAGCTGCCGCTAGACGTTATCAGCAAAAAATGGAATTGTAG
- a CDS encoding FHA domain-containing protein, with the protein MQSSATLTLCESSEPAGAREQPRYFLSPNEEIVIGRSPDCQIALDPKRYTTVSRYHAKLRWQKSSEPVWEVCNLSSTNGTYINGKQIGEEWRRLKSGDRITLSWEGAEFLFECQALPATVLVKAPTSAQKPITEAHANAVVPVAESAVEPEPIVATPEPPQPEVVQPPAPEIEPAKPAPQTDAVEQPAAIAQPEAAAIAPIPEPISAVISASPAIPALPDTGKSLWELGLNPTILTLTGHSDLVRTVAFSPDGQVLASGSADKTIKLWQLNTGQVVNTFNGHKSAINAVAFSPDSQVLASGSADKTIKLWNLSTAEEISTFIGHSSAVNSVAFSSDCQMLVSGSADKTVRLWDLGTGAEIHKLEGYKLGVNAVAISPDGQIIASGGADKIIKLWHIDTGEESALPALRAAVNAIAFSPDGKLLAIATEDKLLKVWDLSAAEEVYAICGYAWQVGAIAISPNGQFLASGDRDKAIALWQL; encoded by the coding sequence ATGCAATCTTCTGCTACACTGACGCTTTGCGAATCTTCCGAGCCAGCGGGAGCGCGAGAACAACCGCGTTATTTTCTCTCTCCCAATGAAGAAATTGTCATTGGGCGATCGCCTGATTGTCAAATTGCTCTCGATCCTAAGCGTTACACGACGGTTTCGCGCTATCACGCCAAGTTACGCTGGCAAAAAAGTTCCGAGCCTGTTTGGGAAGTTTGTAACCTCAGCTCGACCAACGGCACGTATATTAACGGTAAGCAAATTGGCGAAGAATGGCGGAGGTTAAAATCGGGCGATCGCATTACCCTTAGTTGGGAAGGTGCAGAGTTTCTGTTTGAATGCCAAGCTTTGCCTGCGACTGTACTCGTTAAAGCTCCGACGAGCGCCCAAAAACCGATAACGGAAGCTCATGCAAATGCAGTTGTCCCTGTAGCAGAATCAGCAGTTGAGCCTGAACCAATCGTTGCTACACCAGAACCACCGCAACCTGAAGTAGTACAGCCACCCGCTCCTGAAATCGAGCCAGCCAAGCCAGCACCACAGACTGATGCGGTGGAACAACCTGCGGCGATCGCCCAACCAGAAGCAGCAGCGATCGCTCCAATCCCCGAACCTATATCTGCTGTCATTTCTGCAAGTCCTGCGATTCCAGCACTACCCGATACTGGTAAAAGCTTATGGGAGCTTGGTTTAAATCCAACAATTCTGACATTAACCGGACATTCAGATTTGGTACGTACAGTTGCGTTTAGTCCTGACGGTCAAGTTCTTGCTAGCGGTAGCGCTGATAAAACCATCAAATTGTGGCAACTCAATACTGGGCAAGTTGTCAATACCTTTAACGGACATAAATCGGCGATTAATGCCGTTGCGTTTAGTCCTGACAGTCAAGTTCTTGCCAGTGGTAGCGCCGATAAGACAATCAAACTCTGGAACCTCAGCACGGCTGAAGAAATCTCTACTTTTATCGGTCATAGTTCGGCTGTAAATAGCGTTGCGTTTAGCTCTGATTGTCAGATGCTAGTGAGTGGCAGCGCGGATAAAACCGTGAGACTATGGGATCTCGGCACGGGTGCAGAAATCCACAAACTGGAAGGATACAAATTAGGGGTGAATGCGGTGGCTATTAGCCCTGACGGTCAAATTATCGCTAGTGGCGGTGCAGATAAGATTATTAAACTGTGGCATATCGATACGGGTGAAGAATCTGCTTTGCCAGCTTTGCGGGCTGCGGTAAACGCGATCGCCTTTAGTCCTGATGGTAAACTACTAGCGATCGCGACTGAAGATAAATTACTCAAAGTCTGGGATCTAAGTGCAGCAGAGGAAGTGTATGCTATCTGCGGCTATGCATGGCAAGTTGGGGCGATCGCGATTAGTCCGAACGGGCAATTCCTCGCTAGTGGCGATCGCGACAAGGCGATCGCGCTGTGGCAGTTATAG
- a CDS encoding serine/threonine-protein kinase, which translates to MLGQLLDGRYRVLKVLGAGGFSQTYIAEDTRRPGNPCCVVKHLKPANSNTNFLIAARRLFDKEAKILEKLGIHDQIPRLLAYFEQDQEFYLVQELIEGHLLSAELFGGRRWHEDRVIQMLLDVLGILNFVHQQGAIHRDVKPNNIIRRQQDNKLVLVDFGIVKEINVQLLTAQSQVSASIAVGTVGYMPPEQARGRPQFNSDIYALGVIAIQALTGLTTQDLRENFQGEIDWQGQAQVSDRLAATIDKMVRYDFRERYQSAAEVIEALRSPSSINAGYATTELDQRPKYSQTQQASQYAVLPATAPSSQFSAPSIPQTPVNFTQPATNQNITTNSPSTQPSKRSGGLANFAAKLKSPLGMTMGAAAVVSVAAAFGLVVMNKESIKSGLAQVEVLKKTKQYEECIKHGATINIPSSNTIEDKQAQTNLTKSVNECRIAQAKALAEEFKIAEALAVVSTVPAEQPLFEEAQLLTSQWSKRIFQEAKDAYERDGDFEKAVLLTRAIPPKSSIFKDVRQTVATWERESKTNQDYLKLAEQALSQSRWQDAVNTAKKIPSSTLFWNTKRNEIVEQANARLAQKPNPPTPSPAAAKPAQVLPQQPQPVIKAVNPPIQQKIPGSSKAAKSTPEASIPELKQTSTFVEPDASDPCPNGDPAFGCVDDNNSATEEAPNSAIEQEPNGNSTEDNNPGW; encoded by the coding sequence ATGCTAGGTCAATTATTAGATGGGCGTTATCGAGTCCTGAAAGTCTTGGGTGCAGGTGGATTTAGCCAAACTTACATCGCTGAAGATACCCGTCGTCCTGGTAATCCTTGCTGTGTAGTCAAACATTTGAAGCCAGCAAATAGCAATACCAACTTTTTAATAGCAGCTAGACGATTATTTGATAAAGAAGCCAAAATTTTAGAAAAGCTAGGAATTCACGACCAAATTCCCAGATTACTAGCCTATTTCGAGCAAGACCAAGAATTTTATTTGGTGCAAGAGTTAATCGAAGGACATTTGCTAAGTGCAGAATTGTTCGGTGGTCGTCGTTGGCACGAAGATCGAGTAATCCAAATGCTCTTAGACGTGTTAGGGATTCTTAACTTCGTGCATCAGCAGGGAGCAATCCATCGCGATGTCAAACCAAATAACATAATTCGTCGCCAACAAGATAATAAATTAGTCCTCGTAGATTTTGGTATTGTTAAAGAGATTAACGTCCAACTGCTGACAGCTCAAAGCCAAGTTAGCGCCTCGATCGCCGTGGGTACTGTTGGATATATGCCACCGGAACAAGCGCGAGGTAGACCGCAATTCAATAGCGATATCTACGCGCTGGGAGTCATTGCGATTCAGGCACTCACCGGACTCACGACGCAAGATTTAAGAGAAAATTTTCAGGGAGAAATTGACTGGCAAGGTCAGGCACAAGTTAGCGATCGCCTCGCAGCAACGATCGACAAAATGGTACGCTACGACTTTAGAGAGCGCTATCAGTCAGCAGCTGAAGTTATAGAGGCATTGCGATCGCCATCTTCAATCAACGCTGGTTATGCCACGACAGAGTTAGACCAACGCCCCAAATACTCGCAGACGCAACAAGCAAGTCAATACGCCGTCTTACCAGCGACAGCTCCCAGCAGTCAGTTTTCGGCTCCGTCAATTCCTCAGACTCCAGTTAACTTCACTCAGCCAGCGACGAACCAAAACATCACGACAAATTCACCCAGCACTCAACCTAGCAAGCGATCGGGTGGTTTAGCTAATTTTGCGGCTAAACTCAAATCTCCTTTGGGAATGACTATGGGTGCTGCTGCTGTCGTTAGTGTCGCGGCTGCTTTCGGACTGGTCGTGATGAATAAAGAAAGCATCAAATCTGGCTTAGCACAAGTTGAAGTGTTGAAAAAAACAAAACAATACGAAGAATGCATCAAGCATGGCGCAACTATTAACATTCCTAGCAGCAATACCATAGAAGATAAACAAGCACAAACAAATTTAACGAAATCGGTTAATGAGTGTCGCATCGCTCAAGCTAAAGCTTTAGCAGAGGAATTCAAAATTGCTGAGGCGCTAGCAGTCGTGTCTACAGTGCCAGCGGAGCAACCTTTGTTTGAAGAAGCTCAACTACTCACTAGTCAGTGGTCTAAGAGAATTTTTCAAGAAGCGAAAGACGCTTATGAAAGAGATGGTGATTTTGAAAAAGCTGTTTTATTAACCAGAGCAATTCCTCCAAAAAGCTCTATTTTTAAAGACGTAAGACAAACAGTCGCTACTTGGGAAAGAGAATCAAAAACGAATCAAGACTACTTAAAACTAGCAGAACAAGCCCTCAGCCAAAGTCGATGGCAGGATGCAGTTAACACAGCTAAAAAAATTCCATCCAGCACGCTATTTTGGAATACAAAACGTAACGAAATTGTCGAGCAAGCTAATGCTCGACTGGCGCAAAAACCAAATCCACCAACTCCATCTCCCGCTGCTGCTAAACCAGCTCAAGTCCTGCCTCAACAGCCACAGCCAGTTATCAAAGCTGTAAATCCTCCTATACAGCAGAAGATTCCAGGATCTAGTAAAGCTGCTAAATCGACTCCTGAAGCATCAATCCCAGAGTTGAAACAAACTTCTACATTTGTCGAGCCAGATGCGTCAGATCCTTGTCCCAACGGCGATCCAGCATTTGGATGCGTGGATGACAATAATAGCGCCACCGAGGAAGCACCTAATAGTGCGATCGAACAAGAACCAAATGGTAACAGCACCGAGGATAATAATCCAGGTTGGTAG